In candidate division Zixibacteria bacterium HGW-Zixibacteria-1, the DNA window ATCGCAGCCGTCAATGTCGTCTTACCGTGGTCGACATGTCCAATCGTTCCGACATTAACATGCGGCTTCGTTCTGATAAATTTTTCCTTGGCCATGTGTCGAAACACCTCCCCAACAAATTATAAATTTATCAGCCCAAGACCGGGATTGAACCGGTGACCTCATCCTTACCAAGGATGTGCTCTACCAACTGAGCTACTTGGGCCTGCATTTTTTCAGTGCCAAATAAGCATACCTCGCCATTTTTTGGCGAGCCCTAAATATATCCCCCGCAATACGTATGTCAAGAAATATTTGCCCAAAGATAAAAAAATATTCACTTTTTTTGAAAAAAAATGTAATACCCCTGTGCCATAATATCTCTCCCCTATAACTTCATAAATGGCGGGAAGTTCCAATATATCTTAA includes these proteins:
- a CDS encoding elongation factor Tu, translated to MAKEKFIRTKPHVNVGTIGHVDHGKTTLTAA